Proteins encoded by one window of Lathyrus oleraceus cultivar Zhongwan6 chromosome 1, CAAS_Psat_ZW6_1.0, whole genome shotgun sequence:
- the LOC127098317 gene encoding uncharacterized protein LOC127098317 codes for MAKINCESGLPINQAEDDSEEDCELPAELARLLEHEEKEIQPYKEPVYVINLGSETDKKEVSPEEGPEPGSRWTLVFDGASNARGHGIGVVITSPTGFHIPFTARLCFDCTNNMAEYEACIYGLEAAIDLRIKILEVFGDSALVISQVKGDWETRDIKLIPYKEHIRKLIPYFDEISFHHISREENQLAYALATLASMFKVKWKNEAPSIQIDHLAEPAHCLAIEVDPYNKPWFYDIKTFMKK; via the exons ATGGCTAAAATCAACTGTGAATCTGGACTTCCAATCAACCAAGCTGAAGACgacagtgaggaagattgcgaatTACCAGCTGAACTAGCACGacttcttgagcacgaagagaaagAGATTCAGCCATATAAAGAACCAGTGTATGTCATTAACTTGGGTTCTGAAACTGATAAAAAGGAG GTAAGCCCTGAGGAAGGCCCCGAACCAGGATCAcgatggacgctcgtgttcgatgGTGCTTCCAATGCCCGAGGTCATGGTATAGGTGTTGTTATCACTTCTCCAACTGGTTTTCACATCCCCTTCACCGCTAGATTATGTTTTGACTGCACcaacaacatggcagaatatgaagcatgtatctacGGTTTAGAGGCGGCAATCGACTTGAGAATCAAAATCCTCGAGGTATTTGgtgattcagctctggtaatcagtCAGGTGAAAGGCGATTGGGAGACTCGGGATATCAAGTTGATACCCTACAAAGAGCACATCAGAAAACTGATACCCTATTTTGATGAAATCTCCTTTCATCATATTTCTAGGGAAGAAAATCAGTTAGCATACGCTCTGGCTACACTGgcatctatgttcaaagtcaaatggaagaatgaagcaccatcCATCCAAATTGACCACTTAGCTGAACCAGCACATTGTCTAGCAATTGAGGTTGATCCTTACAATAAGCCTTGGTTCTACGACATAAAGACATTTATGAAGAAATAA